A stretch of Acropora palmata chromosome 9, jaAcrPala1.3, whole genome shotgun sequence DNA encodes these proteins:
- the LOC141891979 gene encoding protein ECT2-like, whose translation MEADNSGNLDASDHQTSREGSNSSAIETRLCVVGKENGENKNLMEAIQALNMQTIITDNVKETMQTAADDIEIAFICDPFEGENFELLRKEEQRIIGPPIVYACAQQKQPLPYNSRPIYCSVMSNHILCFTGFRKKEELGRLCNLVHHMGGSIRREFSGRVTQLVANSIHGQKYRAAVSLGTMIMTGEWVTKCWERRHELGANAMDEGMEKYKMMPFHGCYLSFHGFSDEEKKHMEESTEQQGGVPVEASDARCTHLVVEDSVQELPSGLVEQTAFQAVKQEWFWASIHMDACADESLYHFTATEPSEGGSQQNTPGSRKRKRRKLKDSDLSDLLSPDSPLFRSKRKSGDLLSASGSLLENSLASPATPSESASGPVTTPVTVPPKPLTSRQQVALELLQTEKNYVEILTNILKVFKEPLEKDPRGGSIISAEDIKTIFGRLPGILEVHNKIMNELELLLNDWKEDKCIGNIISSRAEDLVKVYPPFINYFEMTKETVARCDRELPRFHAFLKACLSRPECGRQSLAELLIRPVQRLPSMNLLLTDLLKHTDKKNPDHTALGQAVDSLKNIMTHINEDKRKTEGQVQMFEILRDVDNCPAYVLSSHRVYVSKVDTFELSDTICGKGQAVTIFLFNDSLEVTKRRGMKMMNNVSLPMKSPATGTPKKAYKHVKFMPLSHVRRVVDIRDNSDSQNLFGIIYRCSQELKEKLLMFRLIGEEINKEEWLQKLTMGLANTACTADTENFLTSVDAEELMLTKSDMSNGTLFRAIRVAKRTKKKVSRALSMNKTPKKAPILRRTTSSVSPSTRQVPKASPLMPSALLNQMPRPRATSVPAAELMSP comes from the exons ATGGAAGCGGATAATTCAGGAAATTTAGATGCGTCCGATCATCAAACATCTCGAGAAG GAAGTAACAGCTCAGCCATAGAAACTCGTCTGTGTGTTGTTGGGAAAGAAAATggggaaaataaaaatctcaTGGAAGCTATCCAG GCTCTTAACATGCAGACAATTATAACAGACAATGTGAAGGAAACAATGCAAACAGCTGCTGATGACATTGAAATAGCCTTTATATGTGATCCATTTGAAGGAGAGAATTTTGAACTTCTAAGAAAAGAGGAGCAAAGAATTATTGGACCACCAATAGTCTATGCATGTGCTCAACAGAAACAGCCCCTGCCATATAACTCAAGACCTATTTATTGTTCAGTCATGAGTAATCACATATTGTGTTTCACTGGATTTCGTAAGAAGGAAGAGCTTGGGAGACTTTGTAACCTGGTTCATCATATGGGAGGCAGTATACGCCGAGAGTTTAGTGGAAGAGTCACCCAACTTGTTGCCAACTCAATACATGGACAGAAGTATAGA GCTGCTGTTAGCCTTGGAACAATGATCATGACCGGAGAGTGGGTGACAAAATGCTGGGAAAGACGCCATGAACT tggaGCAAATGCAATGGATGAGGGAATG GAAAAATACAAGATGATGCCTTTCCATGGATGTTATCTAAGTTTTCATGGATTTTCTGATGAAGAGAAGAAACACATGGAAGAGTCCACAGAACAACAAG GTGGGGTTCCTGTGGAGGCTAGTGATGCTCGTTGCACTCATTTAGTTGTGGAAGATAGTGTCCAAGAGTTACCAAGTGGCCTTGTAGAACAAACAGCCTTCCAAGCTGTTAAGCAAGAG TGGTTCTGGGCCAGTATTCATATGGATGCTTGTGCTGACGAATCTCTCTACCACTTCACTGCCACA GAACCCTCTGAGGGTGGAAGCCAGCAGAATACACCAGGAAGTAGGAAAAGGAAGCGCCGCAAACTCAAGGACTCAGATCTCAGTGACTTGTTGTCTCCGGATTCTCCTCTATTCCGTTCAAAGCGAAAGAGTGGCGACCTGTTGTCCGCATCTGGATCTCTTCTTGAAAACTCGTTGGCATCACCGGCCACCCCTAGCG aatctGCTAGTGGACCAGTCACAACACCAGTAACTGTTCCACCCAAACCTCTGACATCCCGACAGCAAGTGGCTCTAGAACTGCTACAAACAGAAAAGAACTATGTTGAAATTCTTACAAACATCCTCAAG GTATTCAAAGAGCCATTGGAAAAAGATCCCAGAGGTGGATCAATTATTTCAGCTGAAGATATCAAGACAATCTTTGGCCGTTTACCCGGCATTCTGGAAGTTCACAATAAAATCATG AATGAActtgaattattattgaatgaCTGGAAAGAAGACAAATGTATTGGAAACATAATTAGCAGTCGG GCTGAAGATTTAGTCAAAGTGTATCCTCCATTCATCAACTACTTTGAGATGACTAAAGAAACTGTTGCAAGATGTGATAGAGAATTGCCAAGGTTTCATGCATTTTTAAAG GCATGTCTCAGCAGACCAGAGTGTGGCCGACAAAGCCTGGCAGAATTACTCATCAGACCTGTGCAGAGACTCCCAAGTATGAACTTGTTACTCACAG ATCTCTTGAAGCACACAGACAAGAAAAACCCTGACCACACAGCTCTTGGACAAGCAGTGGACTCACTCAAGAACATCATGAC TCACATCAATGAagacaaaaggaaaacagaGGGCCAAGTTCAAATGTTCGAAATTCTCAGGGATGTTGATAATTGCCCT GCATATGTGTTGTCTTCTCACCGCGTTTATGTTTCCAAAGTGGATACTTTTGAGCTAAGTGACACAATCTGTGGGAAGGGACAAGCTGTAacaatttttctcttcaatgACAGTCTTGAG GTGACAAAAAGGCGTGGCATGAAAATGATGAATAATGTTTCTCTACCCATGAAAAGTCCAGCAACTGGCACTCCTAAAAAGGCCTACAAGCATGTAAAATTCATGCCTTTGTCACATGTAAGACGTGTGGTAGACATCAGGGATAACAGTG ATAGTCAGAATTTGTTTGGCATCATCTATCGCTGCTCACAggaactgaaagaaaaactcttGATGTTTAGACTCATTGGTGAGGAGATAAACAAAGAAGAATGGCTTCAAAAACTTACCATGGGACTTGCAAACACAGCGTGCACTGCAGATACG GAAAATTTTCTGACCTCAGTGGATGCAGAGGAACTGATGTTAACTAAAAGTGACATGTCAAATGGAACCCTCTTTCGTGCAATCAG GGTGGCAaagagaacaaagaaaaaagtaagtAGGGCATTGTCTATGAACAAGACACCAAAGAAGGCACCAATCTTAAGACGGACCACTTCAAG TGTTTCTCCATCAACACGTCAAGTGCCCAAGGCCAGTCCCTTGATGCCATCTGCCCTTCTCAACCAAATGCCTAGACCACGAGCCACAAGTGTACCTGCTGCTGAACTAATGAGCCCATGA
- the LOC141891994 gene encoding uncharacterized protein LOC141891994: protein MDLEIQPYRLAWQRAFFFYSLTQLMNSPIKYGRETKETLYATFSWATIGRVCKDSQLCRFFYLWLLYPTSLIEYDSSNTIGKSRKNKHRKNGVQLHHTTVIS, encoded by the exons ATGGATCTTGAAATTCAACCTTATCGTCTCGCATGGCAgagagctttttttttctactctTTAACACAATTGATGAACAGTCCTATTAAGTATGGACGAGAAACAAAGGAGACCTTATATGCAACATTCTCATGGGCCACCATAGGACGTGTCTGCAAAGACAGTCAACTTTGTCGCTTCTTCTATTTGTGGCTATTGTATCCG ACTTCACTGATCGAATATGATTCTTCCAACACCATTggcaaatcaagaaaaaata AGCATCGAAAAAACGGAGTCCAACTGCATCATACCACCGTGATTAGTTAA
- the LOC141891987 gene encoding transcriptional coactivator YAP1-like, with protein sequence MERTNSNCVVHVRQDSDTDLEALFHVVNPTTVPNSHPDTTPANSLPMRLRKLPPSFFKQPPIDGGLSPETDHPSGLQISHSRAHSSPASITVPSSLKGPSNHSLSSVVHQRSTSFDNTALLEEPAQMPPGWEIRSTPNGQHYFMNHFDQITTWQDPRKTQSTSNLNSAQTSASLPDGWEQAITPEGDIYYINHIERTTSWVDPRIALQCRSQENVRSSSIMPEMYRHRTIQLHRLQREREQLLKRQQELLKQEIKLKRDILEEGGTKSSLLGNLTREGLLPPHQDSTPVTNGGGHIRDQSFDSGLGMGGGNYHDIDMNESQPMFDANYNSKDSSYRTDASRRLPEILDSLPATNVDLGVMEGNDSSSNMDTDDLGVGLEFNSEMLNDVENFMSPGNKMSDNFLTWL encoded by the exons ATGGAAAGGACAAACAGTAACTGCGTGGTCCACGTTCGACAGGACTCAGACACCGATTTAGAGGCACTTTTTCATGTTGTGAATCCTACTACAGTGCCTAATTCGCATCCCGATACAACCCCGGCCAATTCGCTGCCAATGCGATTACGGAAGCTGCCTCCTTCGTTCTTTAAGCAGCCCCCGATTGATGGAGGATTGTCTCCTGAAACGGACCATCCCTCGGGGCTCCAGATCAGCCACTCGCGAGCACATTCTTCGCCGGCTTCAATAACAGTTCCTTCGAGTCTTAAAGGTCCTTCAAACCACTCCTTGAGCTCTGTTGTTCATCAGCGTTCAACGTCATTTGATAACACCGCTTTACTTGAGGAACCCGCACAAATGCCGCCTGGATGGGAAATACGCTCCACACCGAATGGACAACACTATTTTATGAA TCATTTCGATCAAATAACGACATGGCAAGACCCGAGGAAAACACAGTCCACTTCCAATTTAAATAGTGCTCAAACAAGTGCCAGTTTGCCCGATGGTTGGGAGCAAGCGATCACTCCTGAGGGCGATATTTATTACATCAATCACATCGAACGCACAACAAGCTGGGTCGATCCCAGAATCGCCTTGCAGTGTAGAAGCCAAGAGAATGTCCGAAGTTCATCAATTATGCCTGAGATGTATCGACACAGAACCATCCAACTACACCGTCTTCAAAGAGAACGAGAGCAGCTTTTAAAGCGACAACAAGAGTTACTGAAGCAGGagataaaattgaaacgtGATATTCTTGAAGAAGGAGGCACGAAGTCTTCTCTTCTCGGAAATTTGACGCGGGAGGGGCTGTTGCCTCCTCATCAAGACTCTACGCCTGTTACGAATGGAGGAGGCCACATTCGCGATCAGTCGTTTGATTCAGGCCTGGGAATGGGTGGAGGAAATTATCATGACATCGACATGAACGAGTCTCAACCCATGTTCGATGCCAATTACAACTCCAAAGACTCGAGTTATCGCACTGATGCGAGTCGCAGACTTCCCGAGATTTTAGACAGCTTGCCCGCAACAAATGTGGATTTAGGTGTGATGGAAGGAAACGATAGCTCCTCCAATATGGATACGGACGATCTGGGAGTTGGATTGGAGTTCAATTCCGAGATGCTAAACGACGTTGAAAACTTCATGTCTCCCGGAAACAAAATGAGTGACAACTTTCTCACTTGGCTATAG